A single window of Nicotiana tomentosiformis chromosome 1, ASM39032v3, whole genome shotgun sequence DNA harbors:
- the LOC138908935 gene encoding uncharacterized protein, whose translation MAPKKKARTGQRANVTPGVAVDFIFNDAGEHPRSENIPPVTMLPDSTITDQTTPIPTPTEGATVPPTDIPVPPPAPASDSVFTGSNLEEDPQDFIEEMHKTLQVMRGTEMEEVKLDSHRLKEVAYSWFELWEESREEGSPPARWGEFVDDFIDHFLPTETKAARAAEFENLRQVALNSDMNYGKMVAFAQATETRKLRNITERGGSNKARSAVNFGGSSGGSRSAFRGGSLGPSQSFAQSLASAPPSGPSQQQWSCFRPIQGNKGSYQQGRHGGRFQKQRSPPCPRCGNMHLGIYYMDLPICYGCGLRGHIQRDCSSSYQGAGRGTSQPDSSVATTSATPPLDRGNPTSVGCGAARGGA comes from the exons ATGGCGCCTaaaaagaaggcaagaactggccaaagagccaatgtcaccccaggagtggcagttgattttatatttaatgatgcgggtgagcacccaaggagtgagaatattcctccagttactatgCTGCCTGATTCTACCATAACTGATCAGACCACACCTATCCCcacacctactgaaggtgcaacagttcctccaactgatattccagttccacctccagctccagcttctgattctg tgttcacgggttcTAACCTAgaagaggacccccaggacttcattgaagagatgcataagactcttcaAGTTATGCGTGGTACTGAGATGGAGGAAGTAAAATTGGACTCccaccgcctgaaagaggtggcatattcttggtttgaactatgggaggagtcccgtgaagaagggagccctccggcgaggtggggaGAGTTTGTCGAtgacttcattgatcatttcttgcctaccgagactaaggcagcccgtgctgctgagtttgagaacctaagacaag tagccttgaattctgatatgaactatggaaagatggtggcattcgctcaagccacagagacgcGCAAATTGAGGAACATAACGGAGCGAgggggtagtaataaggcccgatCTGCGgtcaactttggtggttcttctggtggcagcaggtcagcattcaggggagGATCGTTAGGGCCAtctcagtcctttgctcagtctttggctagtgcaccgccatcaggacCCAGTCAGCAGCAGTGGAGCTGTTTCAGACCCATTCAGGGCAATAAGGGCTCCTatcagcagggtcgtcatggtggtagattccagaaGCAGAGGAgtcccccatgccctaggtgtggaaatatgcacctaggaatatactacatggacttacccatatgctacggatgcggattgaggggtcacattcagagggattgtagTTCGTCCtaccagggtgcgggcaggggcacatCACAACCGGacagttctgtagctactacatccgcaacacctcctcTAGATCGAGGCAATCCAACATCTGTAGggtgtggtgcagctaggggtggagcatag